The Suncus etruscus isolate mSunEtr1 chromosome 14, mSunEtr1.pri.cur, whole genome shotgun sequence genome contains a region encoding:
- the LOC126027838 gene encoding protocadherin gamma-A8 isoform X12 yields MAILNRYGGRGDTVLLCALLGMLWDIGRGQIHYSVPEESDKGTFVGNISKDLVLESQDLTKYGVRIITRGRTQLLALNPRSGSLVTAGRIDREELCAQSLRCLVNFNVLVEDRVQLYGVEIEVTDVNDNAPKFQVEHLEMKINEIAAPGTRYSLPEAVDPDVGVNSLQSYQLSPNHHFSLDVQTRDDGTLNPELVLQRALDREEEAAHHLVLIASDGGEPRRSSTLHIQVTVLDTNDNAPVFAQPIYRVEVPESVPPGTRLLTVKASDPDEGTNGEVAYKFWKVSEKQSRLFQLNEHTGEISTEKSLDYEECAFYEMEIQAEDVGALLGKTKVIVSVEDVNDNRPEVTVTSLFSPVLENTLPGTVIAFLNVHDQDSGKNGQVVCYISDNLPFQLERSVDNYYKLQTRTYLDREKISVYNITVMASDLGTPPLSTEAYITLHVADTNDNPPTFTQASYSSYILENNPRGASIFSVTAHDPDSDRNAQVTYSLTENTIMGAPLSSYVSINSDTGVLYALNSFDYEQLRELQLWVTANDNGDPPLSSNASVTLFVRDQNDNAPEILYPTIPMDDSTGVELAPRSAEPGYLVTKVVAVDKDSGQNAWLSYRLLKASEPGLFTIGLHTGEVRTARALLDRDALKQNLVVGVQDHGHPPLSATVTLTVAVANSIPDVLADLGSIIAPANQEDSDLTLYLVVAVAVVSCVFLAFVIILLALRLLRCRKSSLLQASDVGFVGLPASNFLGVEGVQAFLQTYSHEVSLTADSGKSHLIFPQPNYADTLISHESCEKNDPLLASIDFHECKDESSSVQVSYILC; encoded by the coding sequence CTGACAAAATATGGAGTCCGCATCATTACCAGAGGTAGGACACAGCTCTTGGCTCTTAACCCGCGGAGCGGCAGCCTGGTCACTGCAGGCAGGATAGACAGGGAGGAGCTCTGTGCCCAGAGCTTGCGCTGTCTAGTTAACTTTAATGTCCTGGTTGAAGACAGAGTGCAACTTTATGGAGTAGAAATTGAAGTAACTGATGTGAATGACAACGCTCCAAAATTTCAAGTTGAACATCTGGAAATGAAAATTAACGAAATAGCAGCTCCAGGCACAAGATATTCGCTACCAGAGGCAGTGGACCCAGATGTGGGTGTAAATTCCTTACAGAGCTACCAACTCAGCCCCAATCATCACTTCTCCCTGGATGTGCAAACAAGAGATGATGGGACTCTGAACCCAGAGCTAGTGCTGCAGCGCGCCCTGGACCGCGAGGAAGAGGCTGCTCACCACTTGGTCCTCATCGCCTCTGATGGAGGTGAGCCACGTCGGTCCAGCACGCTGCATATCCAAGTCACTGTTCTGGATACCAATGACAATGCTCCAGTTTTTGCTCAACCCATTTACCGAGTGGAAGTCCCAGAGAGTGTGCCCCCAGGCACCAGGCTGCTTACTGTGAAAGCTAGTGACCCTGATGAGGGAACCAATGGAGAAGTGGCATATAAATTCTGGAAAGTTAGTGAAAAACAATCAAGATTGTTCCAGCTGAATGAACATACTGGGGAAATATCAACAGAAAAGAGCTTGGATTATGAAGAATGTGCATTTTATGAAATGGAAATACAAGCTGAAGATGTTGGTGCACTTCTGGGGAAGACTAAAGTTATTGTTTCAGTGGAAGATGTAAATGACAATAGACCCGAAGTCACAGTTACATCTCTGTTTAGCCCAGTCTTGGAAAATACTCTTCCTGGAACAGTAATTGCTTTCTTGAATGTCCATGACCAAGACTCTGGGAAAAACGGTCAAGTTGTCTGTTACATAAGCGATAACTTACCTTTTCAATTAGAGAGATCAGTGGACAATTATTATAAGCTGCAGACACGGACATATTTGGACCGAGAAAAGATTTCTGTCTACAATATCACAGTGATGGCCTCAGACCTAGGGACTCCACCTCTTTCTACTGAAGCATATATCACACTGCATGTGGCAGATACCAACGACAACCCGCCCACTTTTACTCAGGCCTCCTACTCATCCTACATCCTAGAGAACAATCCCAGAGGTGCCTCCATCTTCTCTGTGACTGCCCACGACCCTGACAGTGACAGAAATGCCCAGGTCACTTATTCTTTGACTGAGAACACTATCATGGGAGCACCTCTCTCTTCCTATGTCTCCATCAACTCTGACACTGGTGTCCTGTATGCACTGAACTCTTTTGACTATGAGCAGCTTAGAGAGCTACAGCTATGGGTGACAGCCAATGATAATGGGGATCCCCCACTCAGCAGCAATGCATCTGTGACTCTTTTTGTGCGGGACCAAAATGACAATGCTCCTGAGATCCTGTACCCCACAATTCCCATGGATGATTCCACGGGGGTGGAGCTGGCCCCCCGCTCAGCAGAGCCTGGATACCTGGTGACCAAGGTGGTGGCAGTGGACAAAGACTCAGGCCAGAATGCCTGGCTGTCCTACCGCCTGCTCAAGGCCAGTGAGCCAGGGCTGTTCACCATAGGACTGCACACTGGTGAGGTGCGCACTGCCCGTGCCCTGCTGGACAGAGATGCCCTCAAGCAGAACTTGGTGGTGGGGGTCCAGGACCATGGGCACCCCCCTCTCTCAGCCACTGTCACCCTCACGGTGGCCGTGGCCAACAGCATTCCGGATGTCCTGGCAGACCTCGGCAGCATCATTGCCCCTGCCAACCAGGAGGACTCAGACCTCACGCTCTACCTGGTGGTGGCAGTGGCCGTGGTCTCCTGTGTCTTCCTGGCCTTTGTCATCATACTGCTGGCACTTAGACTGTTGAGATGTAGAAAATCAAGTCTACTACAAGCTTCAGATGTTGGATTTGTGGGCCTTCCAGCTTCAaactttctgggggtggagggagtacaGGCTTTCCTGCAGACCTACTCACATGAGGTGTCCCTAACAGCAGACTCGGGCAAGAGTCACCTGATCTTCCCACAGCCCAACTATGCGGACACACTTATCAGCCATGAGAGCTGTGAGAAAAATGATCCCTTGTTAGCATCCATAGATTTTCATGAATGTAAGGATGAAAGTTCTTCAGTTCAGGTGAGTtatattttgtgttaa